In Pseudonocardia sp. DSM 110487, the sequence ACCCTCGGCGAGCGCTGGGGTCGGCGGCGGACGGTCGTCGTCGGCTACGCCGGTTACGTGCTGGCGTCGCTGGCGTGCGTCCTCGCGCCGACGTTCCCGCTGTTCCTCGTGGCGCGAGCGCTCCAGGGCGTTGCCAACGCCTTCACCACGCCGCTGCTGCTGTCCGCCCTCGGGGCCGCGGCGCCTCGGGACCGGCTGGGGCGCGCGCTCGGCTGGTTCGGGTCGCTGCAGGCGGCAGGGCAGACGTCCGCCCCGTTGCTCGGGGGCATCGCCGCGGAGGCCGACTGGCGGTTGGCGTTCGGCGGTGTCGCGGTCGTCGCCGCTGCGCTCGCCCTGATCGGGATCCCCGCCGACGAGACCGCCGACGGTGCGCGGCACGAGCGGCTGGCCACCGCGTTGCGCGCCGCGCTGCGGCCCGAGGTCCTTCGCGTCGGCACGGCCGCCGCACTCGGCTGGGGCTGCCTCACCGGGCTGAGCTTCATGGTCGCGCTGCGGCTGGAGGAAGGGTTCGCGCTCGGCGCAGGGCCGCGCGGGCTCGTGCTCACCGCCGCGGGCGTCGCGGGTCTGCTCACCGCACGGCTCGTCGGTGGCAGCGTCGACCGGATCGGGCGGCGCCGCAGCGTGCTCATCGGTGCGGCAGGCGGCGCGCTCGTCGTCGTGGGCGTCGGGACGCTGCCCGCCGTCTGGACGGTTGCGCTCGCGTGGGCGCTCGGCGGGGTCGCCACCCAGTTCCTGCTCGTCGGCGTCAACGCGCTCGTGCTGGGATCTGAGCGCAACCGCAGCGGGGCGGTGTCGGTGGTGCAGTCGCTGCGCTTCGGCGGTGGCGCCCTGAGCCCGGTGGCTTTCACCCCGCTGTACCACGCCGACCCCGTGGCCGGCTTCCTGGTGCCCGCGGCGCTCCTGGCCGTCGCGGTCCCGGCGGTCCTCCCCCGCCACCCCTCAGGTTCAGGAACGCCACGTTCATGAACCTGCAGGACAGAAACGCCACGTTCCTGAACTTGCAGGTGCCGCTGCCTACCGGGTCAGGAGCGTGAGGAGGGCGCGGGCGTAGGCGCGTTCGGCGTCCACGTCCACGTGGCGCTCCTCCGAGCCGTCCGCGCCCTCGATCACCACCGCGAAGCCGTCACCGATCGGCTCGAGGCGCCGGAACCGGGCGCCGAGCGCCGCGCGCAGCTGGCCTTCGCGCGGCAGCCAGACGACCGCTTCCTGCGGCACGCTGTCGAGCGCCCACTCCGTGGTGCCGTTGAAGCGGATCAGGGGGCCGGTGGGCGCCTGGTGCACGTCGATCGTCAGCTCGCTCACCACGAACACGTCGGCGTCCATCTCCCGGGCAGGGATGACGAAGCGGTCGCCGGATGCGGGCGTCCACTCCAGCCCAGCGGCCCGCAGCCGCAACGCCAGCTCGACAGAGATCATTTCGCCGCGATCACGTGCCGGATCGCACGGCGTGCTCGCGCAGGTCGGCGAGGTCCACCCAGTCCAGGGTGCGGGCGTGCGTCGCCTCCAGCACGATCGGCGGCGCGACCCCGGCCGCGAGCGCCTCCGCCCAGCGGTCGGCGCACAAGCACCACCGGTCCCCCGGCTGCAGCCCGGAGAAGCCGTACTCCGGTCGCGGGGTGGACAGGTCGTTGCCCCGCTCGACGCTGAACTCCAGGAACTCGGCTGTGACCTGCGCGCAGACCGTGTGCACGCCCGCGTCCTCGGCGCCGGTGTCGCAGCAGCCGGTGCGATAGAAGCCGGTCATCGGGTCGGTGCCGCAGGTCTGCAGCTCACCCCCCAGGACGTTGCGCGCCATGTGCTCCACCCAACCAGAACGGGTAGCCCGCGCGCATGACCGAGCCAACCGCGATGCCGCCCGATCCGGAGCCGCCGCCCGGCACGCCCGACCTGGACGTCGACCTGCCCGCAGACGAGGGCGACGACGATCAGCCGGGCAACGTGCCCGCGGACGACGACGTGGACCCGGACGCCGGAGCCATGGAGCCACCCGACTGATCCGGCACGCGCTCACCCCGCCGGTTCGGCTCCCGACTGCTGTCGTGTCGGTGTTCCACGCGGCCGGACGACGGCGCTTTGGGAGCGCCAACCGACCGGGGCGTTCGCTACGGGGATCCGGGTCCTGTCCCGCAAGGGCGACCGTTTGCACCAGAGGGCTGGCTCCGGGGCCGGGAGGGTAGCCAGTGGTGGTCGTTCGAGGAGTGCCGTGGCGCCACGATCCACCCGCGTCCTTCCGGGAGGTGAGGCACGGCACCGACCCGGAGATCAGTCGTGGAGGTATGTGAGACGCCACGACTCCCCGATGTGGTTCATCGTGTTCATTCGCTTTTCCGGCGGGTAGAGCGGGGCGTACCCTGTACCGACGCTCCAGTTCCCCGGCGCCAACGACGTGAGCGCGGTCTGACCACCGAGGCTCGTCACCCGCCAGAGCTGATGGTCGTCACCGGTCTTGCACGGATCGATGTCGGTCACTGCATTCCCGTGCCTGTCGACCATCCAGCTGAGGCAGAAGTGGCCCTTTAGGGCCAAATTCTGGAGCTGCAGCACGGAATCACCCTGAACGCGGTTGATCCGCCATCGATCCAATTCTCTCTTCGGCTCGTGGCACCCGGAGCTCGAAGGGTAGAGATCCGGTACAAGTTGCCCATTGATAGACACCATCCGCGTCACCATGTGCAGGCAGCCTTGCCCGCCATCGATGCCGTAGACGCCGCCGGGGGCCGCCGACGCTGACCCGGTACCGACGGTCATCGCAATCAGTGCAAGGCCCACCGCCGTGAGCGCCCCGGCCAGCTTTATCCGCAGGCACGACCCGCCTCGCCGTGACGACTTCATCGCTGTCCACCCCGTTCCGATCCGCAATATCCCTCCCGGCGGGAGGAACGGCCGCCAGCATCGGAGCTTGACGTTTCACCAGCCTTTCAGCTGCGCTTCGCCCGGTCAGGCGGGTGCGGCGCCGCAATTTGGCAACCAACACAATCGCTGGTCGGCTACCGCGAGAACCGTAGCGGCACCGACCCGCCGCCGAGCCCTAGCGACATCCCGTTCGTCGGCAGTCGCGCCCAACACCCATAGACGGTCTACTCGGTGCATTGCCCCTTCCTCGGCTATGTACAGCACGTCGGTGGACCGTCGCGAGCGCGGTCGGCCCCGGAGGTTCTGCCACGGCGTGGGCCGTTCGTCGCGGCGCGGGTTGGTGTTCGACGCGACCGGCCGGCCGCTGAGAGCTGAATCGGCTTTGCCGCGTGTCCATCGTCACCGGATGGGAAGAGAGACCCCGTAGCAATGCTTCGCCGCCGAAGGCCTGCAACAGCCGCCTCGGCTCATGCCCGCTCGCCGCCCATACCGACTGTTTCCGCTGGTAGAGAGCCTGGTCCCCGGTGTTACAAGAACAGCCCGTGCTGCAGTCGGTGTGGGGTAGCAGATGTCGATGCGAGCGGGCCGGCGGCGCTAGAGCACCACTCCGAGCAGCGCGTCGGCCGCGTCGCGGGCGAGCGCCGGGGCCCTCTCGTCGCGGCCGCGGCGGTCGAGGGCCTCCCCCGCCCACGCGTCGACGGCGGCGAGCGCGGCGGGTGTGTCCAGGTCGTCGGCGAGGTGGGTGCGCAGCCGGGCCACCATGTCGTCGGCGGGCGGGGCGGCGGGGAGCGCCACGGCGGCGCGCCAGCGGGCGAGCCGGGCCTCGGCGGTGGCGAGCAGGTCGGCGGTCCACGCGCGGTCGGTGCGGTAGTGGCCGGCCAGCAGCGCGAGCCGCACCGCGTTGGGGTCGACGTCCTGCGCGCGGAGCTTGGAGACGAACACGAGGTTGCCGCGCGACTTCGACATCTTCTCGCCGTCGAGGCCGATCATGCCGGTGTGCACGTAGTGCCGGGCGAACGGGTGCACGCCGGTGAACGCCTCGGCGTGGGCGGCGCCGAACTCGTGGTGCGGGAACACCAGGTCGGATCCGCCGCCGTTCAGGTCGATCTGGTTACCGAGCCGGTTGAGCGCGATCGCCGTGCACTCGACGTGCCAGCCCGGGCGGCCCGCTCCGAGGTCGGACTCCCACTGCGGCTCCCCCGGCCGCGCCATCCGCCACAGCAGGGCATCGGCCGGGTGGCGCTTGCCCGGGCGGTCCGGGTCGCCGCCGCGCTCCCGCGACAGCGCGATCATCGTGGCCTCGTCGTAGTTCGACTCGTAGCCGAAGTGGCCGCTCGCGCTCGAGTCGAAGTAGACGTCGGGGTACTGCGGGTCGGGCACCCGGTACGCGGCGCCTGCCGCGAGCAGCTTGCCCACCAGCTCCGCGATCTCCCCCATCGCCTCCACCGCGCCGACGAACTGGCGCGGCGGCAGCACCCGCAGCGCCTCCATGTCCTCCCGGAACAGCGCCGTCTCGCGCATGCCGAGCACCACCCAGTCGTCGTGGTCGCGGGCGGCGCGCTCGAGCAGCGGGTCGTCGATGTCGGTGACGTTCTGCACGTAGTGGACGTCGTGGCCCAGGTCGCGCCACACGCGGTGGACCAGGTCGAAGGCCAGGTAGGTGGCGGCGTGGCCGAGGTGGGTGGCGTCGTAGGGGGTGATGCCGCAGAC encodes:
- a CDS encoding DUF2237 family protein, which translates into the protein MARNVLGGELQTCGTDPMTGFYRTGCCDTGAEDAGVHTVCAQVTAEFLEFSVERGNDLSTPRPEYGFSGLQPGDRWCLCADRWAEALAAGVAPPIVLEATHARTLDWVDLADLREHAVRSGT
- the mshC gene encoding cysteine--1-D-myo-inosityl 2-amino-2-deoxy-alpha-D-glucopyranoside ligase; the protein is MQTWASVDVPRLEGGGPPLRLHDTASGRIRPTAPGSTATMYVCGITPYDATHLGHAATYLAFDLVHRVWRDLGHDVHYVQNVTDIDDPLLERAARDHDDWVVLGMRETALFREDMEALRVLPPRQFVGAVEAMGEIAELVGKLLAAGAAYRVPDPQYPDVYFDSSASGHFGYESNYDEATMIALSRERGGDPDRPGKRHPADALLWRMARPGEPQWESDLGAGRPGWHVECTAIALNRLGNQIDLNGGGSDLVFPHHEFGAAHAEAFTGVHPFARHYVHTGMIGLDGEKMSKSRGNLVFVSKLRAQDVDPNAVRLALLAGHYRTDRAWTADLLATAEARLARWRAAVALPAAPPADDMVARLRTHLADDLDTPAALAAVDAWAGEALDRRGRDERAPALARDAADALLGVVL
- a CDS encoding MFS transporter, translated to MSPPLARAGLYAGAFLGPFGAGITVAMLPELGASYGVSPGSASLSVTAYFLPFAAVMLFSGTLGERWGRRRTVVVGYAGYVLASLACVLAPTFPLFLVARALQGVANAFTTPLLLSALGAAAPRDRLGRALGWFGSLQAAGQTSAPLLGGIAAEADWRLAFGGVAVVAAALALIGIPADETADGARHERLATALRAALRPEVLRVGTAAALGWGCLTGLSFMVALRLEEGFALGAGPRGLVLTAAGVAGLLTARLVGGSVDRIGRRRSVLIGAAGGALVVVGVGTLPAVWTVALAWALGGVATQFLLVGVNALVLGSERNRSGAVSVVQSLRFGGGALSPVAFTPLYHADPVAGFLVPAALLAVAVPAVLPRHPSGSGTPRS